The Candidatus Hamiltonella defensa 5AT (Acyrthosiphon pisum) DNA window CTGAAGAATCGACAACAGAAGAGCCATCTGAACGCTCTAAACGCAGCACCTCACTCACAGAGCAAGAGGAAAACCCTGTAGACACTCAGACTCAGGCACAGCAAGTCAATCCGACTCAACCCCAAAAACAAGATATCCCATCTGAGCTGTTGGAGGAACCGAAGACCGCAGCCCCAAAAAATCCGGGTGAATTACTCAACCCCATTACATCAGAGGAAAACACCACCGCAGATACCACTCCCAGCTTCACGCTCAACGCCCCTAAAGACGCGCCTGATGCCGTCAAAGCACTGGTCACCCTGGATAATCGCCCCGAATATGAGCTTGAGCTCATTGATAACCAGGGGGTATTCACTGTCGAGATGCCGTTAGCAGAAGGCCCGCATGAACTCAAGGTGAAATTTATCGAGCCAGATGGGGATTGGATCCGCCTGGATAAAACCTTCACCATCGATGCGTCTTCTGAAAGAATACTGAGCAGCCTGGAAACCCCAGACAAATATCAAATCGACCTTTCAACAGGCTCAAAAACGATCCCGTCAAAAGAAAATGCGGATATTTTAATGATGACGCCAGTTTTACATCTGCCTGAGCATGAAGAGGAATCTACGTATTACTCATGATATGGGTGATGGTCATGTCAACAAGGCCGAGATATCTCGGCCTTTTTTAATAGCGCCCAATATCACTTCCCTGGTGACCTTCTGAATCTGTTTTATTACAATCAAACACCATGATTTTTTTCATATCATCAAAATATGTTCATTTTTAAAAAAATTTGGTGGTCTGTTTTTTAAAATCAATATCATTCATTGGATGAAAATATATTAAAAGGACTCAATATATGCCAAAAAATTCTGACTCGTTTATTTCCGCTTTCGGCCCTCACTTTGTGATGGAAAATTCATTTGATTTTAATCAATACTATCAAGTTTTTAAAAAAGCAAAAAATCGAATCAAAACGATAAATCGTTTATCCGAACATTATGATGGGAGTACGGGATTATGTCTTGCTTTGTCTGTTCGTTATCTGATTGAAGAACGTAATTTTGGTTTGGGAGGGGGTAAAGATTATATGTTATGGTTGAAAACGTGCGACGTGAAAGTTGCACCACAGAAGTCCCTTGAAAAAGGGTAAGGTTGATCCGAAACCTTATTGCCACTTACTCGGTGCAAGAGGAGTAATTCTCTTGTGCTAAGCGAGAATGAAAGCCTAACTAAAGTATTAAGCTGAATAAGAAATAGGGGCAAGGCAAAACTGAAATGGGTTGAATAAAGTGAATCTCCGTTATTAAAATGTCGTAAGCAAGTAAAACACGAAATCAGATGTGACGTGTTATGGGGAAGTTTAACGACAGTTAGAAACGGGTAAAGAAGAGTGTTCGTTCTTTACGACGGATCCCGTTCCCCGGCATAGAGGAGGCAGCCCACTCAATGTATCTTCATGGTGTGAAACACGGTAACCCCATTAATCTTTTAGTGTTGATGTAAATACTAAGAGACAGTGGGCATAAGACGTTCCAAAAAGCGAAGGCAATCAGCCGAAAGGCAACTGGAAATCATAACAGGATTGATAGAGGTAATTACTTTACTCTGAAAAGAGGCTGACGTGGAACGGGTGACTTACCCATATAATCCTTTACCAAGGTTATGAATTGATTTAGAAGAGTTAGATGCCTATGGCAAACGTAATAAATCAAAACTATGAACAACAACTGGAATGGCATGCTATTAACTGGCGTGTTGTGACAGCCATGATTAATAATCTAAGGCAAAGAATATATAGGGCTTCAGCAACAGGTGACTTAAAGAAAGTCAGAAATCTGCAAAAACTCATGATGAAATCAAGAGCTAACCATCTTCTGGCTATCAGGAAAGTCACTCAGGTCAATCGGGGAAAACACACGGCTGGAGTAGATAATCAGGTAATTAATGACCATAAAGGACGAGAACATCTTTATAAGTTATTAAGCCAAACAACTTCAGAAAAGGTTTATCCAGTAAAACGAGTTTACATAGCAAAAAAGAATGGAAAAAAACGCCCTCTTGGGATCCCAACCATTCTCGACCGCTGTAGACAAGCGATAGTTAAATCGGCGCTGGAACCTTATTGGGAAGCAAAATTTGAACCAGTCAGCTACGGATTTAGACCGGGGCGAAGTGCCCATGACGCAATACAAAAAATTTTCTGTATTGCCAGAGCACGAGGGACACGGCACTGGGTACTAGATGCAGATATTAAAGGCGCATTTGACAACATTGACCATAATTTTCTCATAAAAAAAATCGGGGGATTCCCCGAAAGAAACATGATTAAACAATGGTTACAAGCCGGTGTGCTGGAACATGGCAACTATATACCCAATGTTGCAGGTACTCCGCAAGGCGGGATTATCAGTCCACTACTGGCCAATATTGCACTCCACGGAATGGAGACCTTACTGGGTATTCAATACTGGAAAAACGGCACGCCAAAACAAGGGCAACCTTATGCAGTAGTTCGTTATGCGGATGATTTTGTCGTATTCGGTAAATCCCGTGAAGAGTGCGAAACTGCCAAAATAAAGTTGCAAATTTGGTTAGCTCAGAGAGGGTTAGCTCTTTCTGAAGAAAAAACCAGTATCAAACACTTGAAGGAAGGATTCGACTTCCTGGGATTTAATATACGACATTATGACAATCGCCACAGAAAACGGGGATATATATTGTTAACGAAGCCCTCAAAGGAGTCGATGAAAAGGTACAAACAGCAAATGAGAATGACCTGGAAAGGTATTATCGGTATGCCGACACAAGAAGGAATAAGACAACTGAATGCCAAGATAATAGGATGGTGTAATTACTATCGTATTGGTGCTTCAAAAAGAACATTCAGTGCATTAGACCAATGGATGTGGATCCGCCAACGTAGATATTTGTATCGACGTCATCCCAATAAACACTGGTGGTGGCGAAGAAAACACTACTTAGGCAAGATACCAGGTAGAGAAGACTATTCAGTATTTATGGATAAATCAACCGGTGGATTTCTTTGGAAGCATGCATGGACAAAAATACAGCGTCATTGGCTAGTTCCAAAAAATGCTTCCCCCGACAATCCGGAATTGCGTGACTATTGGCGTAATAGGCAGGCACGTAAACAGCCTTTTATTTACGGTGTCAAAGTTAACCTCTATAAGCGACAGAAAGGTTATTGTCCTCTCTGTGATCAAGAGTTGGACAATGGTGAACAATTGCATGTTCATCATATTCAGCCTAAAGCTGAAGGGGGTGACAACAAGCTGGCTAATCTAAGATTGTTACATGCTAATTGCCACAGACAATTACATAGCAAAAAAGGAAAAATGTTGAAGTGAGTAAGTTGCGTGAGCCGTATGCGGGGTAACTCGCACGTACGGTTCTTGAGGGAGTGGGCACTTGCGGCCTGCTTACCTAATCATAGCAGAAAGCGATGATAAAAATCATTTGATGACAATAGGAAACAAAGATGCATTTCAGGTTGAAACAATAATAAAAAATCAATATCGTCATCAACACCTTTCAACTGAACTTGAGAAAATCATCAGATTACAAAGCTCACAGGATTTTGAAATAAAAGGAGACGAACTTTCAAATAAAAATTTCAATCAAAATACCCAGTCAATTGCCTCTGATTTACTTTTACACGCCAATAGAGAATACTCAGAATATATCAATAAAAATGGTTTGGAAATTAATCAAAAATATCATTTAAAAAGAGGAATGCCTTTAGAATCCATTTCTAAAACAAATTTTTCTGATTTTTTTAATTATTTTAAAGACCCTTTGGAAAATCAGTATTTTTTATTTTTTACAAAAACCCATGCGATGGCGATCACTGTCATTCATGACCCTGTTCAAACAATCTGGACCTTTTTTGACCCTAATATTGGTGCTTATTCATTTAACGAATATGATGCCTGGCGAAATTTTATGACCGATCATCTCCTGAACACTGTGAGTGTCAATAATGGCAAAAAAATTTACAAGTTCGGTTATACAGAATCAGGGAAAGAGATTGAAATAGAATATACACATTTAGTGCGAAGAAATCACTCTGCTTATAACGAAACCTGGAAGGAAGCCGCATCACAGGAAGAAAATTATTTAATTGAATCTTTAATTAAAAAAAGAACTGAATTTAAATTTAATGAAAAAGTCACAGGAAAATTACTTGCTTGTAATTTGAATGCTCAAAATAAAATAATTGATATTACGATTAAAATTACTCATAACGAAATAAATGAATTCACAGTGACATTGCCTTATCACCGTTTTGATCAAATACGTGATGCTGTCATGCACCGGATTGATAAAAAAGGGAATTTAATTTTGAATGAGTATTCAAAAAATATTTTAGGTGATTTAGAACCGGCTAAGGATCGAGTCGGGCGGGTGAAACAAGTGATGAGCATCATTAACGATATTGCACATAAAAAACTGGATTACACCTTTATTTATCAAGATAAAGGGATGCTTGATTTGTTAACTGGTTTTTTTAAAGATGGAGATCAGAATTTTAATGGTAAAAAATTTATTAAAATCTGTTTCGATCCCATAGAAAGAAATCATTGGATGTTAAAAGCCAGACAATTACTGGCCACTAGAGCTTTTCAAAATCAATCAGATAAA harbors:
- the ltrA gene encoding group II intron reverse transcriptase/maturase — protein: MPMANVINQNYEQQLEWHAINWRVVTAMINNLRQRIYRASATGDLKKVRNLQKLMMKSRANHLLAIRKVTQVNRGKHTAGVDNQVINDHKGREHLYKLLSQTTSEKVYPVKRVYIAKKNGKKRPLGIPTILDRCRQAIVKSALEPYWEAKFEPVSYGFRPGRSAHDAIQKIFCIARARGTRHWVLDADIKGAFDNIDHNFLIKKIGGFPERNMIKQWLQAGVLEHGNYIPNVAGTPQGGIISPLLANIALHGMETLLGIQYWKNGTPKQGQPYAVVRYADDFVVFGKSREECETAKIKLQIWLAQRGLALSEEKTSIKHLKEGFDFLGFNIRHYDNRHRKRGYILLTKPSKESMKRYKQQMRMTWKGIIGMPTQEGIRQLNAKIIGWCNYYRIGASKRTFSALDQWMWIRQRRYLYRRHPNKHWWWRRKHYLGKIPGREDYSVFMDKSTGGFLWKHAWTKIQRHWLVPKNASPDNPELRDYWRNRQARKQPFIYGVKVNLYKRQKGYCPLCDQELDNGEQLHVHHIQPKAEGGDNKLANLRLLHANCHRQLHSKKGKMLK